DNA sequence from the Desulfovibrio sp. genome:
TCCGCAGCGAAGGAAATATCTCTGCCAGACCAATGGACATTATGGCTGCCGACTGACGGAGTGGCTCCCTGAAAAACACAGGATTAATCTTTGTTACAAGCGGAACTCCACTGAGGAAGTCATCTTCTGTCCAGACAAATTCCTGCCCGCCCGAAAATGACAATTGTTCTCCTGTTTTTTTCTGCAATGCGAGCAAATCCCGGCAACGCTGCACGACATCCGCAAACTCCGAGTGCTCTTCCATAAAGGCATCCATACGCTGAGAACACCAACCTTCATACTGCTCAGACATACACGCTCCATTTTGTTATACCAACGCAGCAACGCAAAAGCCCTGTTCCGTGCGGAACAGGGCTTTCTATTGATCAGACGAATTATATATCGCCATCATCAACACATCATGCATCATCCGGACAAGGTATTCCCTGCCAGCGCATGAGTCTGTAGAAAGCTTCAGCAACCGCACACCGTGAGGTTTTTGAAGATATTCAAAGATTCATGTAAAACATACTTTTATTTCCGCTGGTTACAGGATGTTTATCCTTGCCTTGTCCGCACGAAATACCACTCTGATTATTACTCAATTAAAGCATACCATATAGCCCCCGAAAGTAAAATAACTTTTCTGCTAAATTTGGATCTGGCGTGTGGAAAACCCGGACTGCGCACGGGCGTGCACTTGCTCACCAGCTAAAAATGAAACAATAATGTCCTACATTTCCTCAAAAATACAAAATTGTATCAACAAATGGACATGACTATAAATAAAATATAAATATTTCAAATAGTTATATAAAATATCGCCTTGGAACACCTCTTGCTTACCTATGTGCTGTAGCAAGCAGCGCGGCAACCATGGGGGTGCGCCGCGTCACGTACAGACATACAGACAGTTCCAAGGAGGCTCCACATGTTCAAGAAAACGTTGGCGGCGTTGGCTCTCATGCTCGTCACCCTGTGCGGTTCACTGAACGCAAAGGCCGCAGAAGACACCATCAAGGTGGGTATTCTGCATTCGCTCTCCGGCACCATGGCCATCAGCGAAACAACGCTGAAAGACGTCATGCTCATGCTCATTGAAGAGCAGAACAAAAAAGGCGGCCTGCTGGGCAAAAAACTGGAACCAGTGGTGGTAGACCCTGCCTCCAACTGGCCCCTCTTTGCAGAAAAAGCCCGCGAGCTGCTGAGCAAGGACAAGGTCGCCGCTGTTTTCGGATGTTGGACTTCGGTTTCGCGCAAGTCCGTCTTGCCCGTGTTTGAAGAACTCAACGGCCTCCTCTTCTACCCCGTGCAGTACGAAGGCGAAGAATCATCGCGCAACGTCATCTACACCGGCGCGGCCCCGAACCAGCAGGCCATCCCCGCTGTGGATTACCTGATGAACGACCTCGGCGTTAAGCGCTGGGTGCTGGCCGGTACGGACTACGTGTTCCCCCGCACCGCCAACAAGATCATCGAAGCCTACCTGATCTCCAAGGGCGTGAAGAAGGAAGATATCCTTATCAACTACACGCCCTTCGGTCATTCCGACTGGCAGTCCATCGTTGCTGAAATCAAAAAGTTCGGCAATGCGGGCAAAAAGACCGCCGTGGTTTCCACCCTCAACGGCGATGCCAACGTGCCTTTCTACAAGGAACTTGCCAACCAGGGCATCACTGCCGCCGACATTCCCGTCATGGCTTTCTCCGTGGGTGAAGAAGAACTCTCCGGCATAGACACCAAGCCGCTGGTGGGCCATCTGGCCGCCTGGAACTACTTCATGAGCGTGGACAATCCCGCCAACAAGGCCTTCATCAAAAAATGGCACGACTTCACCAAGAACCCCAAGCGCGTGACCAACGACCCCATGGAAGCTCACTACATCGGCTTCAACCTGTGGGTGAAGGCTGTTGAAAAGGCCCAGAGCACCGATGTGAACAAGGTTCTGAAGGCCATTGTGGGCCTTGAAACCCCCAACCTCACCGGCGGCATAGCCAAGGTTCTGCCCAACCACCACATCACCAAGCCCGTGCTCATCGGCGAGATCCAGGCCGACGGCCAGTTCCAGGTGGTCTGGGAAACTCCCTCCGTGGTTCCCGGCGAAGCGTGGTCGCACTACCTGCCCGAATCCAAGGATCTGATCGGCGACTGGACCGACCCCATCAACTGCGGCAACTACAACACCAAGACCAAGAAATGCGGCGGCGCTTCCAAATAGCCCGCGCAACCGTATGAATCTGCTGCGGGGGCCCCAGCGGCCCCCGCAATCCCCCCACGGCATGTCGGCCCGGGTCAGCCCAGCGCAGACCCGGCAGACCAGACTAAAGGATATTCCCATGCGCACGGCGCTCTTGCTCTGCTGCCTCATAATTTTCAGCCTGCCTCCCGCAGTGCTGGCGTCCGGACCGGAACCGGACGGGAATGCCGGGGGCGCGGTTTCGACTCCTTCCGCGTCCCCGGTGCAAACTTCGCCATCCATTATTCCAGCCGATCTGCTCAAGGCTCTGGTGAGCCCCAAGGTAGCAGACAGGGATGCGGCCATTGCCGCGCTGGAAAAGGATGACAGCAGCCTTGCCGCGCCACTGCGCGAAAAGCTGCTGGAAGCCCTGCTGCGCAATACCCTGCTGGCCGATGCCGCCGCAGGAACGCTCTTTGTGAGCGACGATGCAGGTCAGGCGCGGCCCCTTGACGCCAGGGGCGAACTTGGCGCGGCTCAGAGTGCCGATGCCCTGCGCAAGGTGGGCACAAGCAACCGCCAGCGCCAGCGCATTACGGATATCCTCAACGCTCAGGCCCTTACCTCCACAGACGCGGCCAAGCGCCGTCAGGCCTCGGCGGCCCTCATGGACAGCGCCACCCCGCCCCTCAAGGCAGAGGCTTTGAACAAACTGCTGGCAGGAGAAAAGGACGATACCGTGCGCGCCAATCTGGGCGCGGCCCTTGCCCTGTACGTGGCGGCAGACCCTGCCGCCGTGCGCTCAGACCAGCTTGCCGCCGTCAAAGCCCTGAACAGCAACGGCAGCCCGGCAGCGCTCAACGCCCTGCGCACCCTTGCCGCCTCACCTGATACGGCTGTGGCCAAGGCGGCGGACGATG
Encoded proteins:
- the urtA gene encoding urea ABC transporter substrate-binding protein; this translates as MLVTLCGSLNAKAAEDTIKVGILHSLSGTMAISETTLKDVMLMLIEEQNKKGGLLGKKLEPVVVDPASNWPLFAEKARELLSKDKVAAVFGCWTSVSRKSVLPVFEELNGLLFYPVQYEGEESSRNVIYTGAAPNQQAIPAVDYLMNDLGVKRWVLAGTDYVFPRTANKIIEAYLISKGVKKEDILINYTPFGHSDWQSIVAEIKKFGNAGKKTAVVSTLNGDANVPFYKELANQGITAADIPVMAFSVGEEELSGIDTKPLVGHLAAWNYFMSVDNPANKAFIKKWHDFTKNPKRVTNDPMEAHYIGFNLWVKAVEKAQSTDVNKVLKAIVGLETPNLTGGIAKVLPNHHITKPVLIGEIQADGQFQVVWETPSVVPGEAWSHYLPESKDLIGDWTDPINCGNYNTKTKKCGGASK